A segment of the Lolium perenne isolate Kyuss_39 chromosome 3, Kyuss_2.0, whole genome shotgun sequence genome:
TGATGGACCAACCTCTCTTAATTTCTAAGCGACACCAAATTCAGATCCATATATATGCACCCTGAAATGTTGAAAGAGACAGATTGTCTCAAAGCTGCATCGGTCCATGCTCCTGAATTACGACAGAATTGTGCAGCTGATAAACAAGTCCTCAGTGATTGATTATGTTTGAAAATTTCAGAAGCCAATGCAACCTAGACCTAGTTAGGGCCTATTTGATTTGCAATAGAAAAAAAACGTAGGAACAGAAGAAATGTAAGATTGCAATGGCATGTCCACTACAAATTTTACAAGAATTCATATGAATGAAAGTTTGTTTGATTCCATCATGGGAAAAGTATAGGATTCTCAAAAACATGTATGAGTGGATATTAGATTTTCTATGAAATCTAGTGCAAAGGAATTCCTATGGAAATCAACCCTACAAATCAAACAACCATCATTGAAAAAAATTCTATAGATTTAACCTTAAATTTTTTTCTACAAATTAAACGTTCAAATTTCCTATGAAAAAATATCAATAGGCCCTTACTGTTGTTACGGatggagatttggtgcacatggacaCCAGTGATCTCGTTTTAAAAAAAATAATTAAGAATCATATTTTGAGTTTCACAAATTTCTAAAAAAATACGCACATAGGCAATGATGTACCCCACGAACGTGCAAAAtattaaattcaaaaaattcataTTCTGGGCAgcacaaaaataaaaaataaaagtgtAGATCTAAATAGTACATTTCAAATTCCAAAAtatatcagattttgtcatttttatctAGCACAAGATAAAAAGAATTTCGGGTAGAGATTTTGCATGATTGTGTGATGTTTCAGTGACAACTCCTAgaattattttcatatttttttataacttgtaaaaatatttttaaatttttgaaaaATGACGAGAGCACAGGAGCTCGAGAGGCAAAAAAAAACTGTTTGCGATCAAGAGGCCTAGACCTCCAAATgtcaagactcaaatatatatGCACCCTGAAATGCTGAAAGAGAGAGATTTTCTCAAAGTTGGTGCATAGGTACATGCTCCTGAATTACGACAGAATTGTGCCGCTGAAGAACAAGTCCTCAGTGATTGATTAGTTTTTGGGAATTACATGAAGCCAATGCAGCCTCAATAGCCCAACATATGAGTAACATATGAGTACTCAAACCCAACCCTCATTAGCCCAACCCTCCCGACCCTCCCAACCCTCCTGCACCCCCAAccctcccaaccctagccgcctcctgcCGTCGCCGTcggcagcgccgccggggcaaagacctcggggcgtggcggcggcggggggctTCCCTCGTAACGCGGCGGGGACGACGGCCAGGGAGTTTCTCACGCGTGGCGGCAGCCCTCCCGCCTCCCGGGGCGGCGGCGGTCTGATAAGGATGGAAGGCGACGGTGGCCCTCCCGCCTCCCGCATGGATGGATGGGGATGGTGGCCAGAGCCTGTGTTGCGGCCTCCCCGCCTCCCATCGGCGGCACGCCGGTGGTTGCTGGTGGTGGCGGACAACGCCATTCcctccgcctctcgccggtgaggggcgatgatcttgggcttctcccgcggtacgaggtcgcccggggcagcagccttgggtttgacggtggaggcggccttcttcttcgccggaggaggtcggctggttgttggggtggcggatcacgagatccctctaccccggcgatgaagatctagtcgacgacgagctagcggcgaaggggccaccggtgaacaccgagccttgacttcgttcttggcggatgatggcggcggctattGGCGCCGTTCCCCTGCGAAGGCATCATCTTTGTTGGCCTCTCCGTTTGCTCTCGCCGAGTTGGGGACTTGCGGCTATCGGTGAAAACCGTCTCAAGATAGGCGGAAGATGGCGGCGTTAAGCGCCGCtttcttcttgaaggcatcgtcgtcgcagtccgcgggaactcactcgtgctgctccgggggaaaccctagatccagccAGGATCAGACGATGACGACGCTTCCTGCGTCgtgctacctcttggggcatcgtttttagagcagcggctggatggaggtggtttttttgtggagtggtgttcatctaccacgttgTCATCGATGATTCTCAGCGGCGTGGAGCTGCGGGGTATCGAAGACGGGCGAGGATTGCTGGACGTGggcaggatggtggagctgttTGGTGTTATGGTGACGTCGACGGCAGGCCTGGCATGGTCAATACGTTGATCTCGCTTGGAGATGGGTTCGAGATAGATGGCGGTTGCGAACTCTGCGACGTGTGCAGTGGCACACCCTCAGTGTTTTGCTTTTTGGATGATGTGTGTTGGTGTACCATCAGGGAGTATAGCCTTGTTCATGGTCCCCCCTTCATCGTAGGTATAGCAAGTTGTCGCTAGGATCGAGATTGATCTTTGTATTCACCTTGCAAGGTATTGCGAGTAATTTAATAAAGAAGAAAGTTGTGTGCATCCTTTAAATGCACAGGTTAGGGCTATGCTCCTTGATCGAAAAAAATGAAGCCAATGCAGCCCGGGCCTAGTTATTCTTGGCGATCTAAAGGCCTAGACCTTCAAATGTCAAGACCCATATATATGCACCTAGAAATGTTGTAAGCATAATGTCTCGAAGCCGCATCGGTACATGCCCCATAGAACTGTGATTCCCTCGATTCTGAAGAACAACAGCTCGGTAATTGATTAAATTTTTGAAGTTCAGAAGCCAACACAACCTAGACTTGGTCATTCTTCACGATCAAAAAGACCTCCAGATGTCAACCCGGTTGCAGTATCTcatatttttttcgataaagggaatatattaatatcaagaagataccaattacacccagcctctgcaacaacgcaccaccctaatggcactacggatgcacacaaccaaaaacaagaaaagaaaactaataaacaaaagtcccgctatagtatctcgggcctaacaacagcaatacatccaccgccaagacaacacctgaattacatactagtccccgctctcaaaacaaatgccttcaccaaggacattgccaggcacaaccaattaaggccagaccttgggttttcaccctgaaaggtaggactctgcacttcacctgtgttgtcacccccactttcataccgctgatgtgaaacccggaacaccaagcaagtctctcaacatcgcaaagacttgaacctcccttagctagtcctcccctccggccttcatgaaattctctatcatggatccatagtcacttgatgtcaatcaaagaaaaagagcttcgcgccgctccctccagaaccaatcggtcggaataaaaacatgggtgcgcacgaccgaatacctccgatccaacaaactccaggcaaaagcactgttacattcatcgacggagccttccggaactcaacactccggccagatcacgagtccaggcctccggtaggtcctcctcttcatgcaagagaggccctaggaccgccgcctttattcaggtcggacccccacgtcggcgaccatcctgggctggccactccaaccctccaccggtgacaccatcgccggcttccaagctcctccatctcgccgccggaacgaGTAGGTTAGCGATAGTTGCTTgacgatgccttcaacaagataacggcgcagacgccgccatcgcccgccatgaCCGGAGTCGGCTCGGTTTTCACCGGCTACTATGCCACCCCGTCTCGCTGCCGGCGCTGAAAGTGGGATGAAAAATCCAACACAGCCAGCCTGGCCGACTGCCTTCGGTGGATGAAGtcagccaccaccaccatgcccggGCCGAAGACCCGGACGTCCTCAAGCCGCAAAGAAGACCCAGCGAAGCCTCCTCGTGCCATTGACGAGACGCAGCCGCGATGGATCGCCATCCGAACCTCCGGCCCAGATTCGACCACACcgcagccaacatccgccgccggccgccggagaTCCGCCGGCCACCGCCATCCCGCTGCGTTCAGTCGACGGAGGAGGAGGGTGTAGGCCGCCGCCCCCACACACTCCCGCAGGCCACGCTGCGCTCTGCCGACGGAGGAccgagccgccaccgccgcctcacCACAGGGGCTTTGCCCCGCGGCGtcctcggcgacggcggcggagaaGGGGGGCCTGTAGGGGAGGGGAGGAGGGCGGAGTGGAGGGGAACTCCCCGGGGACggcgggcggcgccgccgcctcgGGGGAGAGGTTAGGTCGGGAGAGGAGAGGTTGCAGTATCTCATATGGATATATTATGGCCGTTGGTCCAGATGTCAACCCGGTTGCAGTATTTGTAACAGCCAGGAATGTTCGTCCGTGCGAAATATATTAGAGTTATAGATATCTCGTACACGATTTAAGCGCAAGACATGTTGAACTGATGTGGAATTGTGGATCAACAATACCCTGTGCTTGACGAGCCGTTCATACACAGAGGACCACGACCGTTTTCCTGGCCATCGAAACTTCTATGGCTCGCAGGTCAGAGAGATCCTGTCAGCTCCCAGTTTCAGACAGACCACCACACGTGCGGGCTTAATTTCTCGGTGTTATTATACAGGAACGGTGACCCCGAACAGATCTGACATACAATTGTGAACAACCATGGCGATGCATGCGCCATTGGAAGATGGGTGGTACACTGGTTCGAGCAAGTAAAATGTGTCGAGTAAAAGCTTCCCGATCGATCAGCTCAGTAAAATTAACTTATCTTGAAGAGAAGCTGATTACATTTTACGACAACACACGTCACTGGGCATGGTAAATGTCCTAAAGCTGAAGCAGAGAATCCTTATCCAGTTATCCTCTCGTGATCTCGTCATGAAGTCTCCACCAGGAAACACCTTCTCACACGAAAGCTCGCGGGAGTGGCCCTTGAGGCCGCCGGAGATTCGCCCCAAAGCCCATTCACACGCCAGGCCGGCCCAAAGACCGGCTCAACCAGCCTGCCCGCGCAACTCGGGTGCCTCGAGAGTCGAGACCTGGTAATTTTTACACGTTGCTCGAAAACAAAAGGTAATTTTTACTACTCGCTTGCTTACCGCAGCATGCAGCACTTAGCCGCCGAGGTTGTACTGCCAGGTTCGGGAGCCTGGCGGAGGATGAGATCCTCTGACCGGCACTCCACGTCGGACCGGGAAGAATTCGCCTCCATCCGTGACATCACACGGGCTGGACGAATGGCTAATACGCGCGTGTGCAGAATCAGCCAGCCCCCAACTATATATACAAACCGGGAGCCATCTTGGGTTACATTCCATACCTGCCGACCTTACTATATTTCTCAAGACTCAACCCGCTGTGCGCAAGAGATCGCAGGAAAAGAAAGAACTAGCTTGATCGAGCTCGCTAACCAAAGAAGGAGAAAGGAAGCAGAGAGCTAGTCGGCAAGGTCTTCTGACTGATGGGGAACTGCACGGCCTCGTCGCGGCACGCCGTCGAGTCATGGGCGGACGACAGCGAGtgggagtgggaggaggcgtcgtcatcgtcgtccgacaagcagcagcaccaccaccaccgtgcgTCGGAGGAGGAGCACACAGAGGTGACGATCAGGATCACCAAGAGGCAGCTGCATGAGCTGATGGAGAGGAAGGCgtccggcggcggtggcgggaaGACCCAGCAACTACTGGAGGATATCATGAACTCCGGGGAGGTGCACCACCATGACCTGCACAAGGACGAGCACTGGCGGCCCGCCCTGCAGAGCATCCCCGAGGCCGGCGAGTCGTCGTCGGCTGGTCCGTGCATCTCGTGAGTCGTGACTAAAACCTGCCGGTGTGGCTGGCTGCGCTGCCGAGCTACATGCGAACCAGAAGCCACGCTCTCTCATTTTTCTCCTTGTTTCTCGGACCCTCTCGCTGTTGTTGCTTTCGTCCGTGTATTTTCATGTCGTTGAATGTCATCCATGACGACCATGTACAGAGAATGTGGTTAGACAATACGTATAGATTGCCAGGCTGACGTACGCAAATACTTGTAGGGAGTTAAGTGTGAATACCAATCTCATAACTCTTTTTCCATTGAATTGTCATTCGGTTATCTTGTTTCATACCGTGAGAGTTCAGGCTGAGGTCAGTGGTTTTCACTTGATGAGTACCAAGatattttgaaccctattttttttATAAAACAAAGTTGAACCTCTCAGATGCCAAATAGTTATGATTTTATTTTGCAAGGCAACCATGCCAAACTATCAAAAAGAAAAGCGAGAGTACAGGATGAATGCAACAATGGCGCAACCATAAAAAGAGACGCATCGTAACACCTAAGACTAAGCTGACACTCTCTCGTACAAAGCCTCGTGAAGGAAAATAAGTAGGTTGACGACGTAGGTGGGTCTATCCTGTAAATGCCGCGTCAAGGGTTTTCATTATGGGTGTCAGGTCCAACCAATCAAGGCAGAACAACAACACAAGAACGAGCCCTTCAATAAGGAGATAACACAAGTGCACGTGCACCAACGGCGTGTCCAACCAGTGAAGGCAATATCACGGGTTTTCACCTCCAACATCGAACGTTGTTTCAAACTTTGTCTTGACATTGCGGTCCAAGCATCGACTCCGACAACGACTTCATGCTGAGCAACAAGGGCAAGAGCACTAGAGCTTCTTTGAAGGGTAAGGTTAATGTATTGTAATGTGAAATAATAAGATTATGTCCCTTGCAAAGATAGATAGATAAACTTCTAGTACATAGATAAATGTCTGACGCAATCATGGGTATTAGAGAAATATCACCGACAATGTCTAGCACGGCGAGTAGGCCTAggctgaaaggtgatggtgaatacCCCCGTACTAGTGTCTAACGGTGATGGGGAGGACCATGCATGTAGCCCTAGTTCTGCTGAGTGTTCTGCGTGGGGCCCGATGGAATGTACATCATGTTCAACAACTTGGTGTGAGTAGCGTAATCCTCCATGTTGTTCTCATCCTCAAGAGAAGTCCTCGTCCACGCAGAACCAAACATAGAAGAGTAATGTTCGGAGTTTGCGTTGTGAACAAACATTAGTCCTTACGAATTACATATTGTACAAGTCATATGGAACTAAGACGATTGAATGGTACATACCCTGTGGCTGGGGTTGTATATTCCGCGTGGGAGTGCTACTCCCATGACGATCCTCCAACCTGGAAAGGAGTTTGTTGTTGCATCCAGTAGTCGAAAGAAGTTGGTTGCCACAACGTCCCTCCAACCTGGTCAGGAGGTGATGGTCTCGGACTGGTTTGCTATGTAAGGTATGGACATGGGTCATGTCTTAGCGGCAGGGGTACCTGTGGTCATGGGGGCGTTGTGCTGGACGGTGCTGCACACCGTCAGAAATGCGGCTCCGATCGATACTGCATATGCACACCGACCAATCCTTCAACCAACTAACAGTCCATGTTTTAGGGGCCGTCAACTCCAAATCAATATACTGAAACTCACTAAGATTAGCTCCCATCTGATTTGTTCAGATAGTACGACAAATTTTTGCTAACTCGGACATTACTATGATGGCCTAAAAGAAAATATTTACACACGTCAATTACTATGCACAAGGACATAATATCGTTTAAAATACACCGCTGAATTAAACACAATGTACTACCTACAAAATATAACTAGCCATAACCGTATACACACATTACCAATATAAAAAAACTATAATTAGCGAGGTattagggtttacccttgaaGTGTGCGAAACAACTCCACCCACCTCGGGGTGGGCGTTGGGTCATGACCGAAAATTCGGTCTTTGTATTTCGGTCTATTTTGAATTCGGTCctctagaaataaagaccgaaagtTACTTCGTAAATTTACTACCCGGCAAATTCGGGTACCCGATAATTCAGGTTCGGTTTCGGTCATGACCGAACTTTGTGATAGTTGTTGTCAACACAAAACTTGGAGAGTATTTGGTGTAGGGATGGCAAAGGCCGTATTATTTTTGAAACCCCCGATTTGCGTAATCTTTTTTAACTTAAATAAAAAacatattatttaaaaaaaatagcCGGTGGAGGATGAGATCCTCTGACCAGGGTCATGGCCGGCACGCCACGTCGGACCTAATTTCGCCTATATCCGAGACATTACGCGGGCTGGACGAATGGTTAATTCGCGCGTGTGCAGAATCAGCCAGCGCTCCCACACAACCTCCAACTATATATACAACCCGGGAGATTCCTGGCCTACATTCCATACCCATCGACCTTAATTAATATACTTTCTCAACCCACCGTGTCGCGAAAGATCACACGAAAAGGAGCTAGATCGAGCTCGCTAGCGAAAGAAAGGAGAAAGGAAGTAGAGAGCTAGTCCGCAAGGCCTTCTGATGGGGAACTGCGCAGCGCAGTCGCGGCACGCCGGGGAGTCGTGGGCGGACGACGGCGAGtgggagtgggaggaggcgtcgtcatcgtcgtccgaCCAACACCGCCGAGCGTCGGAGGAGGAGCACACAGAGGTGACGATCAGGATCACCAAGAGGCAGCTGCACGAGCTGATGGAGAGGAAGGCgtccggcagcggcggcgggaaGACACGGCAGCTGCTGGAGGACATCATGAACTCGGGGAAGGTGCACCACCATGACCTGCACAGGGACGAGCACTGGAGGCCCGCCCTGCAGAGCATCCCGGAGGCCGGCGAGTCGTCGTCAGCTGGTCCATGCATCTCGTGACCAAAAACTGCTGTGGATGGCTGCGCTGCCAAGCTATCTGCGTGTATTTCCTCCGTGTATTTCCATGCCGTTGAATGTAATCCATGAAGACCCGTGTACATAGAATGCGGTTGGACAATACGTATAGATTGCCAGGCTGACGTACATGAATACGTACGTGTAGGGGATTAAGTGTGAATACCAATTTCATAAAAAAAAATCCATTGAATTGTCATTCGATTATCTTGTTTCATATTACGAGAGTTGAGGCTGGTCAATGGTTTTCAGTTGATGAGTACTACGACGATGTCCTGAGCTCATCTTTAAAAAAAACAAGTTGAACCTCTCGGACTCTCCATCCATGGATGCCAAATAGCAATAGTAAATGATTTTATTTTGCAAGGCAACGATGCCAAACCATCGAAACAAAAGGTAAGAGTATATGAGAAATGCAGCAATGGCACAACCATAATAAGAGACGCACATAACACCCAAGACTAAGCGGCCACTCTTCCGTGCAAAGCCCCGTAAAAGAAAATATGTAGTTCGCCGACGTAGGCTTGGTCCAGCCTGTAAAAGCCGGGTCAAGGATTGTGTTCTGGGTGTCCAGTCCAACAAATAAAGACTGAACATGCGCACAAGAAAAACCCCTTTAATAAGGATAGAACACAAGTGCACGTGTACCAACGGAGTGCCCAACCAGTGAAGGCCATGTCACGGGTTTTCAACTCGAACTGtaacattgtatcaattgccgTCTTAACACTGCATCTTCTGATCGCTGCATCATTCACTAATCTAATTGAGACCATTATGGTGTCCTCCAAAGATGGTCACACAAAGCCTCCGCCGCAACTCCTCATTATGATTTGCACCAGTTTAGCTCAAATCTGCATAAACAAGCTTGATCATTAGTCCTCCACCACTTGATACTTCACACTCATTAACAAAGGGGAGCAGAGAAGCCACGAGTCGCCTTGGAATCCACTGATGGTGATCCACCCATAGGCATGCCATGAAACACTTGTGATCGGCGCCTCACTCCTGCTTAACCACTATGAAGATGATGCATGACCGAGGGAGCAACCTAACCGATTGCCTCCTAAAGAGGAGTGCCCCGTGCGCAGTCGACGATGACAAAATGAGGGAGTGCCACTAGCGTGTGGAAGAATGGGACCCAACAATGAAACTTGATACCGTCTAGGACTATATGTTTTGGTTACCGAAGGGTGAATTGGTTACTACCCGATAACTGCACCTTCCACGCCCATCGGTATATGGGCTTATCGGGCAATCTGATGTGTAAACTAACCACCAAACTAAAAAAAAATGTTATATTTATTCCCCTCTAAGAATATAGTGACTTGAGTGGGATGGATATTTATCCCCCTCTTCCTTTCTTCTCTGGCTAGTTGTAGCTAGGGCACACAATTGGTTAAGTGCATAAATCGATGCGGTGGCCGACGATTATTCTCCTTTTGGAAAAAATGGCTAGAGCGCAAACTAGTGTAGCAACGACATACCTAGTATCTCGGATGGCGTCAACGGGAGAGTTGTTTTATTCATTGCCGCTATCGAAAGTATACGCCGCACAACCATTGTTGCCAACAAAGGCAGCAGGACAAGGGAGAGTTGTttcattcattgcggctgtagttgGTGGAAGTAACCCACCCTTCTCTTTGGTAATCTTGTTAGATGGCAGTGCCATATATCCCAAATTATTTCcaattttttttaataaaaattggTTAAAAAATTATATGCAACACCCATCAACATTTTACGGTACCTATGGTAACCAGAAATCACAGCTCCATTCTCCTTCCAAAACCTTGCAAGCATGGCAGAGCCAGATGGGTACTTGGGTGTACAGATGTGCACCCAATATTTTGAGGGAGGAAAAGAACATACCGTATATATAGAATCCTAAAATTAACTTTGGCTATTTTTCAAGACCTTATTATTCGAAACCTGGCTCGGCCGATGCTTGCAAGGGCGCTAGGACCACGTGGCACATGATGAAACTTCCGTTGTGTTAGTGAAAAAAAAGTTCAAAGTGTTAGAACGAACCACTCCTATCTAGGATTGTCCGCCAATGAAATCAAATGCGACGTCTCCACCGATTCATACACGCACGCGGAAACAGAATGATTCTTGGTTCTTTGCAACTGATAAACGACGCCAAGTCAAGTCAGGCGCCGAGGGACGTCCGCACATGAGCAATCCAAATTGAGCTAACTCGATCTACGAATAAAAACTGCACAACACAGCGTCACAGCGAGCACGAAGCAATTACTTTCAGTTTTATTGGCCCTGCATGCCTTGTGACATGCTCCCATGCTCCGTTAGTCCGTTGCCTATCCGAGCATGCACCTAGCCAGCTTCTCCGATCGACGTGCCGTGCGGGCTTGGAGCTGAGGTAGAGGCATTGCCCGGTCGGCGCTCGTGTCTGAATGTTACGTACGTACTATCTAGCTGCTAGCCCCAGGCAGTGACAACAGCTTTTTTGTTTGTATATTCTGGTTTAGCTGCCTTACACGCTAGGGCCGGAGCTCCCAGCCGCCAGCGTGCCGTCCAGTGTATGCGGCGCATGGCTGATTCGCTGGAGCCGAGAGACTGCGTGGAACGCGTGCTCGACAACAGAATCAGCTACATACAGCGCTGATCCGTCTGTACCCGAGCGCGTGGAGCGTTGCACCGGTGGACCGGTTCCTTTGCGCCCGGCGGTACATGCCGTCTCTACTGGGTGCAACTGGCCGCTGCGTCCATGAATCAAAGCAAGCATGGCGTCTTCCCTTTGAGTCGTTGAACTTGGGATCTGTATCTGAATTCTGAAGGAAggacgaggaggaagacgaactAAACATATTGTACGTCCCACCGGCCAACCTGTGTGGATTGCATTAAGCAGTGACACTGTTTTGGATGCTCGCAAGCCCGTTTCTTGGACTCAGCTAGAAAACAAAAACGCTTGTTACATGGGCCGCATGAAATCTCTCCATcgcacgaattttaaaagggttcGAAATTTAACCAGTGAGGCACGCTCGATTCGGCCAGTAACATGCGTTTTCGCTCGGTTTGGCTCCAGCTCGCGCTGCGTGTTGTGCCTCTGCACGCGTTAGCATGATCAAGTAGTTACACCAGTGGATTTGATAAGCGGTTTGGTTTTTTAGGCAGTTAGTGGCGGTTGATTTTGAATCTCCGGTGAGCGGTCGGAGTTCACATTAGTTCTTTATTGTAAGTGCGCGCATATTGGATGTAGATTCAAGTTCATCTGGACATTGGTTTTGCTCAATTCGGGCACTGTCAATATCTGCATATCTGATTTGTGTTCCACCTAAATTGGAAAATGCACTAATTGTGCATGATCTCTGCATGGTCTATAGAAGATGTACTTGTGCATTTCCTGAATTGAACAATGCATTATTGTTGTGTTGCATTTGTTCTAGTACGTGTACTGCATTTACGTGCATTGCATTAGCATGATCTAGTTGTGCATTGGCCATCTGGTTGTAAATATTTTTTGTCTTTGTCTATCTACCGGCAAGGTCGTTAAGTTGGACTACAAAATGTTGGGAGGGACTACCATCCTTCACTAGGTACCAGGACTTGCTCTCCTTGAACCGCTGGACGAAGGTGCTGAAGCTGGTGATGTCGGCAAGGGTTCATGAAGCGTTAGTGCCATCGCACACCATGTCCATCAGTCCAAACTAGGGCACATCCCTAGTCCCTGATTCCTCAGCGTTGCTATGTCACAGGGTGTCAATGACTTGCACATGCTCGTCGTTCCTCTAGGGCCGAGGGAGTGCATCACATATCCCACTGCCCCGCAACGTGGATGTGTCCACCTGCCGATGGTCCGACAAGTGGATGCAAGTCACCACACACGGTGGCCAAATGGTTATGGGGAGAAACTGTCCACAAGTATGATCTCCAGTACAACGATTTCGTGGAGTTCAAGATTTAGTCCTTGGTCTTCAATATGACAATCTACAAGGCCAATACTTCCACCGCCAGTACACCTGCCCTAACCACGGCTAGGTGGAATCTATCGATGATGCTTGCTTGTTTATGCTTGTATGTATGTGGTAGTGTAGTCTATTGAACTTGTGTCTGAATGTGCGCTACTTTTGGTCAGGGGTTAAACCCTTGGTGTTCCAGGGGCATGGGATGCTCCCGATGACGATGCCTTTTGGTGAGGAGTGTTAGTTGATTGTTGAAAGTGTACGTTAACTTTCTAAGTGCAGTTGTCATGGACGTAAGTATAAACCTATCTACTAATATGAACTAGTAGAATGTTCGTGCTTCGCTaaggctcttaagtttctctccttttctCTTATATTTAAATTTAACGCAAATAATAATTCACCCGCATAGAAAAATAGCCACACACTGTTCTAAAAAGCTCCCGCGTAAAAAATATTATTAAGAATTTCAATGTGACATCATATTCTTAAGGGTCCAATTAATTATTAATATCTATTAAAAAAGATATACTCCCTAGCACGCttaaaattttaaacttaaaattgatCAGTTTCAATGCACTGATAAAAAGCAATTATGTGTGCACCTCATTTTTGCCTGTGCATGTCTGGGTAAGAGTAACTGTAACAAGATTCCATATATATTTAGCCCTTTAAATACATACAAGTGGTGTTGAAGAAGTGTTTAACATAATCACGGGAGCTTTGGCAAAATAGAACCCGTAAAATAGTACTGCAAATGTGAATATGTCACTAAGGGTCTACATGTCGGGGTTTCTTTTTTCTATCATTTTCCTTTTTTTCTAATTTCCCCTTCCAGTCTTTCTTCCCCGCTGCATGGACCACCTCCCCTATGATGACATGCCTCTGCACGGCCTAATCATCTCCCTGCGCTGCCCTCCCCACCCACCTACCTTTGGCACCGAGTCGACAGCCCACCTCCCGTATCCGTGCGGTCCTCGTTCTGGAATTCCTCACCAGAGCGGTCGTGCTCGTGTATAACTGCAGTTTCTTGGGTGAGTGCTGGGGCGGTTTGAATCATCGGAGAG
Coding sequences within it:
- the LOC127344088 gene encoding uncharacterized protein; amino-acid sequence: MGNCTASSRHAVESWADDSEWEWEEASSSSSDKQQHHHHRASEEEHTEVTIRITKRQLHELMERKASGGGGGKTQQLLEDIMNSGEVHHHDLHKDEHWRPALQSIPEAGESSSAGPCIS
- the LOC127344089 gene encoding uncharacterized protein, with product MGNCAAQSRHAGESWADDGEWEWEEASSSSSDQHRRASEEEHTEVTIRITKRQLHELMERKASGSGGGKTRQLLEDIMNSGKVHHHDLHRDEHWRPALQSIPEAGESSSAGPCIS